Proteins found in one Bacillus subtilis subsp. subtilis str. 168 genomic segment:
- the ltaSA gene encoding exported glycerol phosphate lipoteichoic acid synthetase and anion-binding protein (Evidence 2a: Function from experimental evidences in other organisms; PubMedId: 11544192, 15187182, 17434969, 17483484, 21255105, 27002131; Product type e : enzyme), with translation MKKLFSYKLSFFVLAVILFWAKTYLSYKTEFNLGVKGTTQEILLIFNPFSSAVFFLGLALLAKGRKSAIIMLIIDFLMTFVLYANILFYRFFDDFLTFPNIKQSGNVGNMGDGIFSIMAGHDIFYFLDIIILIAVLIWRPELKEYKMKKRFASLVILSGIALFFINLHYAEKDRPQLLTRTFDRNYIVKYLGLYNYTIYDGVQTAQTETQRAYASSDDLTSVENYTTSHYAKPNAEYFGSAKGKNIIKIHLESFQSFLIDYKLNGEEVTPFLNKLAHGGEDVTYFDNFFHQTGQGKTSDAELTMDNSIFGLPEGSAFVTKGENTYQSLPAILDQKEGYTSAVLHGDYKSFWNRDQIYKHIGYDKFFDASTYDMSDENVINMGLKDKPFFTESIPKLESLKQPFYAHLITLTNHYPFNLDEKDASLKKATTGDNTVDSYFQTARYLDEALEQFFKELKEAGLYDNSVIMIYGDHNGISENHNRAMKEILGKEITDYQNAQNQRVPLMIRVPGKKGGVNHTYGGEIDVMPTLLHLEGIDSQKYINFGTDLFSKDHDDTVAFRNGDFVTPKYTSVDNIIYDTKTGEKLKANEETKNLKTRVNQQLSLSDSVLYKDLLRFHKLNDFKAVDPSDYHYGKEKEIK, from the coding sequence ATGAAGAAACTTTTTTCTTACAAACTTAGCTTTTTTGTGCTGGCTGTTATACTGTTTTGGGCAAAAACGTATTTATCCTACAAGACTGAGTTTAATCTTGGGGTAAAAGGCACAACTCAGGAGATCCTCCTGATATTTAACCCATTCTCAAGCGCCGTCTTCTTTTTAGGACTGGCTTTGCTGGCGAAAGGGCGTAAATCAGCCATTATTATGCTGATTATCGATTTCTTGATGACATTTGTGTTATATGCAAATATTTTATTCTATCGTTTCTTTGACGATTTCTTGACGTTCCCGAACATTAAACAGTCCGGAAACGTTGGAAACATGGGAGACGGGATTTTCAGTATCATGGCCGGTCATGATATTTTCTATTTCTTAGATATTATCATTTTGATTGCGGTATTGATCTGGAGACCTGAATTAAAAGAATACAAAATGAAAAAACGCTTTGCATCTTTAGTGATCCTTTCTGGGATCGCACTGTTTTTCATCAACCTGCACTATGCGGAAAAAGACCGTCCGCAACTGCTGACAAGAACGTTTGACCGCAATTATATTGTGAAATATTTAGGTTTATACAACTACACCATTTATGACGGTGTACAGACGGCTCAAACAGAGACGCAAAGAGCCTATGCAAGCAGCGATGATTTAACAAGTGTCGAGAATTACACGACGTCTCATTATGCGAAACCAAACGCCGAGTACTTCGGCTCTGCCAAAGGCAAAAATATCATTAAAATTCACCTCGAAAGCTTCCAGTCATTCCTGATTGACTACAAGCTAAACGGTGAAGAGGTGACGCCTTTCTTAAATAAACTTGCGCACGGCGGGGAAGATGTGACGTATTTTGATAACTTCTTCCATCAGACAGGCCAGGGAAAAACATCTGATGCCGAGCTGACAATGGATAACTCGATCTTCGGTCTTCCTGAAGGCTCCGCGTTTGTGACGAAAGGCGAAAACACCTACCAGTCGCTTCCTGCGATTTTAGACCAGAAGGAAGGCTATACAAGCGCCGTCCTGCATGGTGATTACAAATCGTTCTGGAACCGTGACCAGATTTACAAACATATCGGATATGACAAGTTCTTCGACGCAAGCACGTATGATATGTCAGATGAAAATGTGATTAATATGGGGCTTAAGGATAAGCCGTTCTTTACAGAATCGATTCCAAAGCTTGAATCTCTTAAACAGCCATTTTATGCGCATTTGATTACATTGACAAACCATTATCCGTTTAACCTTGATGAAAAAGACGCGTCTCTTAAAAAAGCGACAACAGGCGATAACACAGTTGACAGCTACTTCCAGACAGCGCGTTACCTTGACGAAGCGCTTGAGCAATTCTTCAAGGAGCTGAAGGAAGCCGGCCTGTATGACAACTCAGTCATCATGATTTACGGTGACCATAACGGTATTTCTGAAAACCATAACCGAGCGATGAAAGAGATTCTTGGAAAAGAGATCACAGATTATCAAAACGCACAGAACCAGCGTGTGCCGCTGATGATCCGCGTTCCTGGCAAAAAAGGCGGAGTGAACCATACGTATGGCGGCGAAATTGACGTCATGCCGACACTTCTGCACTTAGAAGGAATTGATTCTCAGAAATATATCAACTTTGGTACTGATTTATTCTCTAAAGACCACGACGATACGGTGGCATTCAGAAACGGAGACTTCGTAACGCCGAAGTACACATCAGTCGACAATATCATTTACGATACGAAGACAGGTGAAAAACTGAAAGCGAATGAAGAAACGAAGAATCTGAAAACAAGAGTGAACCAGCAGCTGAGCCTTTCAGACAGTGTCCTGTACAAAGACTTGCTGAGGTTCCATAAACTAAATGATTTCAAAGCCGTTGATCCGTCAGACTATCATTACGGCAAGGAGAAAGAAATCAAATAA